A single Thermoproteota archaeon DNA region contains:
- a CDS encoding aspartate kinase yields MGKRVVVKLGGSVLKGPEDFKRIAEITKREFDQGHELLLVVSAMKGHTDQLIDMAEKVGAGDELLDSIAGMGEVLSARLMAAALNSEGVPSVAIDPSSPKWPVITNDRFGDADPDLPRTCGAAISHVEPLLGSVVPVICGYIGKTKDGKLTTLGRGGSDTTAVTLARCLNADEVVLVKDSKGIMTADPKMVENAHQISELKAEEALMMSLGGARVLHHKAIRYLAPTVRMRVVSIGEGRFTGGGTVVHGHIPDLHVEIHEKPISMVTLLMNGHGLNVSGMEGILSISTLDRATIMYVDGDSEDTVRKLHSLVERGEAKAVTVRRDVAMIRVWGAAIEEIPGVIHKISEPLAAMGINILGLQTVHNRIAVFVDWKDRERAAEELRVILG; encoded by the coding sequence GTGGGAAAGAGAGTAGTCGTGAAGCTGGGTGGCTCCGTTCTCAAGGGGCCGGAGGACTTCAAGAGGATAGCTGAAATAACAAAGAGGGAGTTCGATCAGGGACACGAGCTGCTACTGGTAGTTTCAGCCATGAAGGGGCACACGGATCAACTAATAGACATGGCCGAGAAGGTCGGTGCCGGTGACGAGCTCCTAGATTCCATCGCTGGCATGGGGGAAGTGCTGTCCGCTAGACTGATGGCCGCAGCTCTGAACTCGGAGGGCGTTCCTTCGGTAGCCATAGACCCGAGCTCACCGAAGTGGCCGGTGATAACCAACGATAGATTCGGTGATGCTGACCCCGATCTTCCCAGAACCTGCGGCGCTGCAATATCACACGTAGAGCCCCTCCTAGGAAGTGTAGTTCCGGTCATATGCGGCTACATAGGGAAGACCAAGGACGGCAAGCTCACTACACTGGGCAGGGGCGGTAGCGACACAACTGCCGTGACCTTAGCTAGGTGCCTCAACGCAGACGAGGTAGTCCTAGTCAAGGACTCCAAGGGAATAATGACCGCTGATCCTAAGATGGTTGAAAATGCCCATCAGATAAGTGAGCTGAAGGCTGAAGAGGCGCTGATGATGTCATTGGGAGGGGCTAGGGTACTGCATCACAAGGCGATTCGCTACTTGGCACCGACCGTGAGGATGAGGGTGGTCTCCATAGGAGAGGGGAGGTTCACTGGCGGCGGTACTGTGGTGCACGGCCACATCCCCGATTTACATGTGGAGATACACGAGAAGCCCATCAGCATGGTGACCTTGCTCATGAATGGTCACGGACTCAACGTGAGTGGGATGGAGGGTATACTCTCCATAAGTACGCTCGACAGGGCCACGATAATGTATGTCGATGGCGATTCGGAGGACACGGTGAGGAAGCTCCACTCCTTGGTAGAGAGGGGAGAGGCGAAGGCGGTAACGGTCAGGAGGGATGTGGCGATGATAAGGGTGTGGGGAGCGGCCATAGAGGAGATCCCTGGGGTGATTCACAAGATATCTGAACCCTTGGCTGCGATGGGCATAAACATACTGGGCCTCCAGACGGTTCACAACAGGATCGCTGTTTTCGTTGACTGGAAGGACAGGGAGAGAGCAGCTGAGGAACTCAGAGTGATCTTGGGGTGA